In Stomoxys calcitrans chromosome 2, idStoCalc2.1, whole genome shotgun sequence, the following proteins share a genomic window:
- the LOC106092328 gene encoding mucin-5AC has translation MQSSASSPSSTSSTTTTKLTGHHTTKLMQPSKTTGLKTKSALNNNNPSVLLSNGSGVKGHDLQTSLEIEEISKKISEHADALYQTWKSHGIAPTEFLDIYTAEAAAAAAGSITEDVKSTEGLQKLVNSFVIKDKEQRGVKTLNKSAVKTGGSTNSVGKGETKMTATQQRRSRSPSPSAGSTAATSIMGSSSSNALKASLDKPGDSITIKKSTTPSSSTKISGGTSPLKTAQNSTPSYLVNTQKISRLAEPQAGEGDYAKPTTATSAGTTKFKSNKQVQSAVGNESAKLSTASTAKKTPSKPLDLNFEISLDLNLDIPALTLQQTENLQKIKELLQQETNGPNKGASQGTTKIPSVIIEKSPTISTTKAKVKKSAGESSKKSATLLEEVNHKSAGQEPTTTTKVIKTKTLINASETPQQQTTIKKIGNKTKSSPRSSSPIGSTQQPAQDAVDANVMLLKSALDALDNHQQHHLQHQGQGQLGSINHTPIATVIDKSNRKSDKNRDTTVSSSGSSSNGNTKKRSTSASSISNSNSGSLSNGDLGIVIASLDNITVTSEPLSKSKSLSGSAKTAESPAHLNQPAENAESVTTVTAPVHTVKKSLTKSSSSSSSSSSPKTSKSAKEKTKETASSSKSKESTHIREPSPTKSSLENLIEATVNEAEAAAAAAAATTEKTPNMEVARSNGSSMLTPTKLKSNRPLTNGSQEKAVKSPFLTRGSVAERVLMFEKCPDVRNSFLNIKRPDRNDAPPKSLLKTKLHATPPPPPPDHTSLQREIRNTKSVYIPRFYFPHGKPQPTIALERTLRGILSAFDTFPNNQVTRDELPQILKICGLPYYWRMPVMVFCQQNNSGLVERQRFVEFWKQMNVYCHDEASRFVYILSRGQRMRSYILPEDMAPLVQDVVDTHPGLAFLKEATEFHSRYVHTVIARIFYNVNRSWTGKITISELKKSDLLEIIALLEEEDDINQIMAFFSYEHFYVIYCKFWELDKDHDLLINQDDLARHSDHALSTRIVERIFSGCVTRSDNKKTPEDEPKMSYTDFVWFLLSEEDKRTPTAIEYWFRCMDIDGDGVLSMYELEYFYEEQQQRMESIGIESLPFEDCLCQMLDMIKPKRRDAITLGDLKNCKMTHVFFDTFFNLEKYLDHEQRDPFASQRDEYSSDWDRFAAQEYELLITEEND, from the exons ATGCAATCATCAGCATCATCACCTTCCAGCACAAGCTCCACCACTACCACCAAACTAACAGGCCATCACACCACCAAGTTAATGCAACCCAGCAAAACTACTGGGCTCAAAACAAAATCAGCTCTCAATAACAATAACCCCTCAGTGCTGCTTAGCAATGGCTCGGGGGTCAAAGGTCATGATTTGCAAACCTCCCTGGAGATTGAGGAGATCTCCAAGAAAATATCCGAACATGCCGATGCCTTGTATCAGACTTGGAAAAGTCATGGCATAGCACCCACAGAATTTTTGGACATATATACCGCAGAAGCAGCTGCAGCGGCTGCAGGTTCCATAACAGAGGATGTCAAAAGCACAGAGGGTCTACAGAAACTGGTCAATTCATTTGTGATTAAAGACAAAGAACAGCGAGGCgttaaaaccttaaataaaaGTGCAGTAAAAACTGGTGGCAGTACCAACTCAGTCGGCAAAGGCGAGACAAAGATGACAGCCACACAACAAAGAAGATCGCGTTCTCCCTCACCCTCGGCGGGGTCAACAGCTGCCACATCTATCatgggcagcagcagcagcaatgcACTCAAGGCAAGTCTGGATAAGCCTGGTGACAGCATAACCATAAAGAAATCAACAACACCCTCCAGCTCCACGAAAATAAGTGGCGGCACTAGCCCCCTAAAAACTGCCCAAAATAGTACCCCTTCATATTTGGTGAATACACAAAAAATCTCACGTTTGGCAGAGCCTCAGGCAGGCGAGGGGGACTATGCCaaaccaacaacagcaacttCAGCCGGCACAACAAAATTTAAGAGCAACAAACAGGTGCAGTCAGCTGTGGGAAATGAGTCTGCCAAACTTTCCACTGCGTCGACGGCTAAGAAAACTCCCTCCAAGCCTTtggatttgaattttgaaataagTTTGGATTTGAATCTGGATATACCCGCATTGACACTGCAACAGAccgaaaatttgcagaaaatcaAGGAACTACTGCAACAGGAAACAAATGGACCAAACAAAGGTGCCTCACAGGGTACCACAAAAATTCCCTCAGTCATTATAGAGAAATCCCCGACAATCTCCACTACAAAAGCCAAAGTGAAAAAATCTGCCGGGGAAAGTTCCAAGAAGTCGGCCACTCTGCTGGAGGAGGTTAATCACAAATCCGCTGGCCAGGAACCCACTACTACCACAAAGgtaataaaaaccaaaacattGATAAATGCCAGCGAAACACCTCAACAGCAGacgacaattaaaaaaattggcaacaaaacaaaaagttccCCCCGCAGCAGCAGCCCCATTGGTAGTACACAGCAGCCAGCGCAAGATGCTGTGGATGCCAACGTCATGCTGTTGAAAAGTGCTTTAGATGCTTTAGAtaatcatcaacaacatcatcttCAACATCAGGGACAGGGACAGTTGGGCAGCATCAATCACACGCCGATAGCAACAGTTATTGACAAATCGAATcgaaaatccgataaaaatagagataccacagtcagcagcagcggcagcagcagtaACGGCAACACTAAAAAACGCAGCACCTCTGCCAGCAGCATTAGCAACAGTAATAGTGGCTCTCTTAGCAATGGCGATTTGGGTATTGTCATTGCCTCTTTAGATAACATAACCGTTACATCGGAACCGCTATCGAAATCGAAATCATTATCGGGCTCTGCAAAAACAGCTGAGTCGCCAGCCCACTTAAACCAGCCAGCAGAGAACGCAGAATCTGTTACTACTGTCACAGCACCTGTGCACACAGTGAAAAAGTCCCTAACAAAATCGTCATCATCTtcttcgtcgtcgtcgtcgcctaaAACCTCAAAGAGTGCTAAAGAGAAAACCAAAGAAACTGCATCCAGCAGCAAATCAAAAGAATCCACGCATATTCGTGAGCCAAGTCCCACCAAATCTTCGCTGGAGAATCTTATAGAGGCCACAGTAAACGAagcagaagcagcagcagcagcggcggcAGCTACAACTGAGAAAACTCCAAATATGGAAGTGGCACGCAGCAATGGCAGCAGCATGCTGACGCCCACCAAACTCAAATCCAACAGACCCTTGACCAATGGAAGTCAAGAGAAAGCCG TTAAAAGTCCCTTTCTGACTAGAGGTTCGGTGGCCGAGCGTGTCTTAATGTTTGAAAAATGTCCCGATGTGCGTAATTCATTTTTGAACATCAAGCGGCCGGACAGAAACGATGCTCCACCCAAATCTTTACTCAAG ACCAAATTACATGCCACACCTCCACCGCCACCACCAGATCATACCTCACTTCAAAGAGAGATACGAAATACCAAAAGCGTTTACATACCCAG ATTTTACTTTCCCCATGGCAAACCGCAGCCCACAATTGCCTTGGAGCGCACTTTGCGTGGCATTCTGTCGGCATTCGATACATTTCCTAATAATCAGGTGACCCGTGATGAATTgccacaaattttgaaaatctgtGGGCTACCCTACTATTGGCGCATGCCAGTAATGGTCTTCTGTCAGCAGAACAATAGTGGGCTGGTGGAGAGACAGAGATTTGTGGAGTTTTGGAAGCA AATGAATGTCTATTGCCACGATGAGGCCTCACGTTTCGTTTACATCCTGTCGCGTGGTCAACGCATGCGTTCCTATATATTACCCGAAGATATGGCCCCGCTGGTACAGGATGTGGTTGATACACATCCCGGTTTGGCTTTTCTCAAAGAGGCCACCGAATTCCATTCCAGATATGTCCACACAGTCATAGCGCGGATATTCTACAATGTGAATCGCAGTTGGACCGGTAAGATCACAATATCCGAACTCAAAAAATCCGATTTATTAGAG ATTATTGCCCTCCTGGAGGAAGAGGATGATATCAATCAAATTATGGCCTTCTTCAGCTATGAACATTTTTATGTTATCTATTGTAAATTTTGGGAATTGGATAAGGATCATGATCTCCTTATCAATCAAGATGATTTGGCTCGTCACAGTGATCACGCCCTCTCCACACGCATTGTTGAGCGCATCTTTTCGGGCTGTGTGACACGTAGCgataataagaaaacacctgAAGATGAGCCCAAAATGTCCTACACAGATTTTGTTTGGTTCCTGCTTTCGGAGGAGGATAAACGCACACCCACCGCCATTGAGTATTGGTTCCGTTGCATGGATATCGATGGTGATGGTGTTCTATCCATGTATGAGTTGGAATATTTCTATGAGGAACAACAGCAACGCATGGAATCGATTGGTATTGAATCGCTGCCATTTGAGGATTGTTTGTGCCAG ATGTTGGATATGATTAAGCCCAAGAGACGTGATGCCATAACATTGGGTGATTTGAAGAATTGCAAAATGACACATGTATTCTTTGatacattcttcaatttggagaAATATTTGGATCATGAACAACGCGATCCATTCGCCTCGCAGAGAGATGAATAT TCATCGGATTGGGATCGTTTTGCTGCCCAGGAATATGAGCTGTTGATAACAGAGGAAAATGATTGA